A DNA window from Zingiber officinale cultivar Zhangliang chromosome 3A, Zo_v1.1, whole genome shotgun sequence contains the following coding sequences:
- the LOC122051073 gene encoding uncharacterized protein LOC122051073 isoform X1 — MIKFSIVRRAQDFYADNVSMDRPGNACRMRYRFPYSLLFRSANPCPLKCIPIPRCSALPPIASIQTPMIAVTSPVLLPCHSIRRLRTAPLLTISSSLFGRRHRWSTEPKTSTGRNLDLTIDAEVIAARVLAAGTRFLRSSEASVRGFLSDGSDAFHDLQTSVRVDSARNRVVFSCRQSSIVFVANLLLWSFVAVLVARTVLWLRYGFRSGWRLIGSEVIRRDRSLGGKEVVVGRRLRRGNRNTKSFRVSANPLSTVRGYELQTSDNEARTWTMKQEKLPNWWPDPVPPPVISTSKQDYQREIDRLVRDIMDYRMSGKDYRYDDMIQLRELCKVSGVKVSFETANARDSFYRASVDFVLNCCSRKQYRAIIPSEKPQVGDEDARQFIAGLADNIGLTNSRAATLVSAAVAARTRSCFLQCWALEVQGKRSEALEELSKLCLIHLAFPPEENSAEMEMVGSGLRRHLSTEQRKHLFSLYKKVCVADSYRSIMEALSLEHLPSEPEA; from the exons ATGATCAAATTTTCAATTGTGCGAAGAGCCCAGGACTTTTATGCTGACAACGTCTCCATGGATCGCCCAGGAAACGCGTGTCGAATGCGATACCGTTTCCCATATTCCTTGCTCTTCCGTTCCGCAAATCCGTGCCCTTTGAAATGCATCCCCATCCCCCGCTGCTCTGCTCTTCCTCCCATCGCCTCCATCCAAACGCCAATGATCGCCGTCACTTCCCCAGTGCTCCTCCCTTGTCACAGTATACGCCGCCTCCGCACGGCTCCTCTCCTCActatctcctcctccctcttcggTCGCCGCCATCGCTGGTCCACAGAACCCAAAACCTCCACTGGCCGCAACCTTGACCTCACAATTGACGCTGAGGTCATTGCAGCGCGTGTCTTAGCTGCAGGTACGCGCTTCCTACGCTCCTCGGAGGCGTCCGTCCGCGGTTTCCTCTCCGACGGCAGCGATGCCTTCCACGACCTCCAGACTTCGGTTAGAGTGGACAGCGCGCGCAACCGCGTCGTCTTCTCCTGCCGTCAATCGTCGATTGTCTTTGTCGCAAACCTGCTCCTCTGGAGCTTCGTTGCAGTTTTAGTTGCCAGGACTGTTCTTTGGCTGAGGTACGGATTCCGGTCGGGATGGAGATTGATAGGTTCAGAGGTGATTAGGAGGGATCGGAGCCTAGGAGGGAAGGAAGTAGTGGTGGGAAGGCGGCTGAGGAGGGGTAATAGGAACACgaagagttttagggtttcagcGAATCCTCTTTCAACTGTGAGAGGGTATGAACTACAAACATCGGATAATGAGGCCAGAACTTGGACAATGAAGCAAGAAAAGCTGCCCAACTGGTGGCCAGATCCAGTTCCTCCTCCTGTGATTAGCACAAGCAAGCAAGACTATCAGAGAGAAATTGATAGGCTCGTTCGAG ATATAATGGATTATAGAATGAGCGGGAAGGACTATAGATATGATGATATGATCCAA CTTCGTGAGCTATGCAAGGTATCTGGTGTGAAGGTCTCATTTGAAACAGCTAATGCACGGGATTCTTTTTATCGGGCATCAGTAGACTTTGTTTTAAATTGTTGCAGCAG AAAACAATATAGAGCAATAATACCAAGTGAGAAACCTCAAGTTGGTGACGAGGATGCAAGACAATTCATTGCTGGACTTGCTGATAATATTGGACTTACCAATTCACGTGCTGCTACACTTGTAAGTGCAGCTGTTGCAGCTCGCACACGTTCATGTTTTTTGCAATGTTGG GCATTGGAAGTTCAAGGAAAGCGATCTGAAGCACTGGAGGAACTGTCAAAGCTTTGTCTTATCCACCTGGCATTTCCACCAGAGGAGAACTCG GCAGAAATGGAGATGGTAGGTAGCGGTCTCAGAAGACACTTGAGCACTGAACAAAGGAAGCACTTATTTAGTCTGTATAAAAAAGTTTGTGTTGCTGATAGTTACAGATCTATAATGGAAGCTCTATCTTTG GAGCATTTGCCTTCCGAACCCGAGGCTTAA
- the LOC122051073 gene encoding uncharacterized protein LOC122051073 isoform X2: MIKFSIVRRAQDFYADNVSMDRPGNACRMRYRFPYSLLFRSANPCPLKCIPIPRCSALPPIASIQTPMIAVTSPVLLPCHSIRRLRTAPLLTISSSLFGRRHRWSTEPKTSTGRNLDLTIDAEVIAARVLAAGTRFLRSSEASVRGFLSDGSDAFHDLQTSVRVDSARNRVVFSCRQSSIVFVANLLLWSFVAVLVARTVLWLRYGFRSGWRLIGSEVIRRDRSLGGKEVVVGRRLRRGNRNTKSFRVSANPLSTVRGYELQTSDNEARTWTMKQEKLPNWWPDPVPPPVISTSKQDYQREIDRLVRDIMDYRMSGKDYRYDDMIQLRELCKVSGVKVSFETANARDSFYRASVDFVLNCCSRAIIPSEKPQVGDEDARQFIAGLADNIGLTNSRAATLVSAAVAARTRSCFLQCWALEVQGKRSEALEELSKLCLIHLAFPPEENSAEMEMVGSGLRRHLSTEQRKHLFSLYKKVCVADSYRSIMEALSLEHLPSEPEA, from the exons ATGATCAAATTTTCAATTGTGCGAAGAGCCCAGGACTTTTATGCTGACAACGTCTCCATGGATCGCCCAGGAAACGCGTGTCGAATGCGATACCGTTTCCCATATTCCTTGCTCTTCCGTTCCGCAAATCCGTGCCCTTTGAAATGCATCCCCATCCCCCGCTGCTCTGCTCTTCCTCCCATCGCCTCCATCCAAACGCCAATGATCGCCGTCACTTCCCCAGTGCTCCTCCCTTGTCACAGTATACGCCGCCTCCGCACGGCTCCTCTCCTCActatctcctcctccctcttcggTCGCCGCCATCGCTGGTCCACAGAACCCAAAACCTCCACTGGCCGCAACCTTGACCTCACAATTGACGCTGAGGTCATTGCAGCGCGTGTCTTAGCTGCAGGTACGCGCTTCCTACGCTCCTCGGAGGCGTCCGTCCGCGGTTTCCTCTCCGACGGCAGCGATGCCTTCCACGACCTCCAGACTTCGGTTAGAGTGGACAGCGCGCGCAACCGCGTCGTCTTCTCCTGCCGTCAATCGTCGATTGTCTTTGTCGCAAACCTGCTCCTCTGGAGCTTCGTTGCAGTTTTAGTTGCCAGGACTGTTCTTTGGCTGAGGTACGGATTCCGGTCGGGATGGAGATTGATAGGTTCAGAGGTGATTAGGAGGGATCGGAGCCTAGGAGGGAAGGAAGTAGTGGTGGGAAGGCGGCTGAGGAGGGGTAATAGGAACACgaagagttttagggtttcagcGAATCCTCTTTCAACTGTGAGAGGGTATGAACTACAAACATCGGATAATGAGGCCAGAACTTGGACAATGAAGCAAGAAAAGCTGCCCAACTGGTGGCCAGATCCAGTTCCTCCTCCTGTGATTAGCACAAGCAAGCAAGACTATCAGAGAGAAATTGATAGGCTCGTTCGAG ATATAATGGATTATAGAATGAGCGGGAAGGACTATAGATATGATGATATGATCCAA CTTCGTGAGCTATGCAAGGTATCTGGTGTGAAGGTCTCATTTGAAACAGCTAATGCACGGGATTCTTTTTATCGGGCATCAGTAGACTTTGTTTTAAATTGTTGCAGCAG AGCAATAATACCAAGTGAGAAACCTCAAGTTGGTGACGAGGATGCAAGACAATTCATTGCTGGACTTGCTGATAATATTGGACTTACCAATTCACGTGCTGCTACACTTGTAAGTGCAGCTGTTGCAGCTCGCACACGTTCATGTTTTTTGCAATGTTGG GCATTGGAAGTTCAAGGAAAGCGATCTGAAGCACTGGAGGAACTGTCAAAGCTTTGTCTTATCCACCTGGCATTTCCACCAGAGGAGAACTCG GCAGAAATGGAGATGGTAGGTAGCGGTCTCAGAAGACACTTGAGCACTGAACAAAGGAAGCACTTATTTAGTCTGTATAAAAAAGTTTGTGTTGCTGATAGTTACAGATCTATAATGGAAGCTCTATCTTTG GAGCATTTGCCTTCCGAACCCGAGGCTTAA